CCCACTGCTGAGCTCAGCCTGCTTCCTCCTCACTGCATAGTGCAGCACTGCCCGGCGTAATGGGGACGTCACYGAGCCTAAGAtctacacacagacatgcatgcacacagaaGAGAACATATAAAAAATTAGAAGTAAGGCTACATAAACAAATACAATTGGTATGGTTGGTACAGTATCATAGGATTTGCACTCATCTGCTGACCTTGTCGTAGATGCGGTTGAGTAGGCGAGGCACCACTGGGAAGAAGGTGGGTTTCAGAGTCTTAATATCGTCCATGAGCAGGGAGATATCCCCCTGGTAGAATCCTACCCTGGCCCCATGACATAGCATGGACACCTGAGGCAGACAGGAGCATTTAGAGCACTGTCTGACATGTTTAGTCACCAAGACAGACATAGAAAAGTAGTATTGTAATCATAAGAGATTGAGCTACCTGAATCATCCTCTCAAACATGTGGGCAAGAGGCAGGTAAGATATGGACACGTCCTCTTGCTGAATTACAAATGACCCCTGTATTGGAGGGAAATAATTTCGCATTAAAAAAAGTTACACAGTGGATAATAGAGATGACATACAACCAATTAAAATATGCAATCTAGATTTTACAACAGCAATGTATATTTTACAAGGACAATTATGGGTAAACTATTTCACATTCACAAGGGCTATTAAACATCCCATGTATCATCTCTTAAAACACTACAGGGAGAAGAACAGTGAGAGAGATGGAACGAGGGATGGAGTGagacaaatagagagaaaatggagCTAGCCATGAAACTCCTTCTGAATTCAAGACGGAGGTGGGAGCCAGAACAGACCTCCAGGATCTTAATAACAGAGGAGGAATTGGAGGCGATGTTGCCGTGGGTGATCATGGCTCCCTTGGGCTTTCCTGGCCAAATAAACAGAACACAGTTTAGTTTGGAGGAGGGCATCACTGCACGGCTCTGTGTAACACCGGAATTTATCTCATAACTTAATGAGAGGTTGTCAGTGGGCCCCCATGGGCACATTCCTAGTAGCGTGGGTAAATGCTTAAGTATATGATTAACATGCAGGGTAGTGGGGGTACTTGAGGACTCACACAGAGATCTATAAAAACACATGGTACCTGTGGTTCCACTGGTGAAGCACACGACTGCCAGGTCCTGGGGTTGGGGTGGCTGCAACAAACAGACACGGATGAATGACAACAGGATCAAAAACAGTAGGGAAGCAGCAAAAACTGTAATTGTGACCTAATCGACATTTACCAGAGGAAAACTCACCGCAGGATCTCTGAGGTTCTGTCGTCCAAGTTcctgcaatacacacacacacacacacggtcatgtCTGTGGTACTCAAGGTGACTTCTAATCTAACCCCGGCGAAAGGGTGTGTGATGGGATCTTTTGTTTGTGATGTTGATCCAGTATCACAACCAAAGAAGCAGGCATCTATTCTATCAATTCATCCTCTTTACATTTTATACATCTACCCTCCTCCCACCATGAGCTGTGTGAGTTCTAGAATCTCCACTCCACAGTTCTTCCCCCTCTCCACTATGGCATCACTGCAGGGATTGAAGAGCACCAGACAGGAGAGAGTAGGCGTCACACCCTTCTCCTTATTCCCCAGAAGGGACTCTGCCTTCTCCTCCTTGTCACAGATCACCAGGGAGATCTCAGCTAGGAGGTGAAACAGACAGAATGAACATAAAGAGTAAAAGGACAGTGGTATAGGAGTGgaccaatatttttttataaaaaaaataaaaataaaatatacacacacacacacacacacacacacacacacacacacacacacacacacacacacacacagtttgaagtcggaagtttatatacaacgtagccaaatacatttaaactcagtttttcacaattcctgacgtttagtcatagtaaaaattcccagtcttaggtcagttaggatcaccactttcttttaagatgtgaaatgtcagaataatagtagagaatgatttatttcagtttttatttatttcatattcacagtgggtcagaagtttacattcactcaattagtatttggtagcattgcctttaaattgtttaacttgggttaaacgttttgggtagccttccacaagcttcccacaataagttgggtgaattttggcccattcctcctgacagagctggtgtaactgagtcaggtttgcaggcctccttgctcgcacacactttttcagttctgcccacaaatgttctataggattgatgtcagggctttgtgatggccactccaatacattgactttgttgtcctttagccattttgccacaactttggaagtatgcttggggtcattgtccatttggaagacccatttgcgaccaagctttaacttcctgactgatgtcttgagatgttgcttcagtatatccacataatcttcgtccctcatgatgccatctattttgtgaactgcaccagtccctcctgcagcaaagcacccccacaacatgatgctgccacccccgtgcttcacggttgggatggtgttcttcggcttgcaatcctccctctttttcctccaaacataacgatggtcattatggccaaacagttatatttttgttcatcagaccagaggacatttctccaaaaagtacgaatcTTTatcccatgtgcagctgcaaaccgtagtctggcttttttatggcagttttggagcagtggcttcttccttcctgaggGGCTTTTCAGGTTctgtctatataggactcgttttactgtggatataagatacctttgtacccgtttcctccagcatcttcacaaggtcctttgctgttgttctgggattgatttgcacttttcgcaccaaagtacgttcatctctaggagacagaacgcgtctccttcctgagcggtatgacggctgcatggtgtttatacttgcgtactactgtttgtacaggatgaacgtggtaccttcaggcgtttggaaattgctccaaggatcaaccagacttgtggacgtctcCAATTtcctttctgaggtcttggctgatttttttttcttttctcatgatgtcaagcaaagaggcactgagtttgaaggtagaccttgaaatatatccacaggtacacctccatttgactcaaatggtTCAAtggcactcacacctgcctgctgccattcaaatgtcaattagcctatctgaagctctaaagccatgacataatttttctggaaattttccgagctgtttaaaggcacagtcaacttagtgtatgtaaacttctgacccactggaattgtgatagtgaataagggaaataatctgtctgtaaacaattgttggaaaaatgacttgtgttcatgcacaaagtagatgtcctaaccaacttgcaaaaatacagtttgttaacaagaaattttggagtggtttaaaacgagtttaatgactccaacctaagtgtatgtaaacttccgacttcaactgtatattacatacatagtacgagtcaaaagtttggccacacttactcattccagggtttttgtttacttttactattttctacattgtagaataatagtgacgacatcaaaactataaacaacatatggaatgatggagtaaccaaaaaaagtgtttaaacaaatctaaatatattttatatttgagattcttcaaagtatccaccctttgccttgatgcacaaactcggcattctctcaaccagcttcacctggaatgcttttccaacagtcttgaaggagttcccacatatgctgagcacttgttggctgcttttccttcaatctgcggtcctACTCATCCCAATGCATCTCAATTTAGTTGAGgtttggtgattgtggaggccaggtcacctgatgcagcactccatcactctccttcttggtcaaatatcccttacacagccttgaggtgtgttgggttattgtcctgttgaaaaacaaatggtagtcccactaagtgcaaactagatgggatggcatattgctgcagaatgctgtggtagccatactggttatgtgtgccttgaattcgaaataaatcacagacaggggcaacagcaaagcacccccacaccaactcctccatgcttcacgaggGGATCCACACATGCYgagatcatctgttcacctactctgcgtctcaaaaagacacggtggttggatctgaaaatctcaaatttggactcatcagaccaaaaggacagatttccaccggtctaatgtccatttctcgtgtttcttggcccaagcaagtcttcttcttattggtgtctttagtagtggtttctttgcagcaattcaaccagaaaagcctgattcacgcagtctcctctgaacagttgatgttgagatgtgtctgttacttgaactctgtgaagcatttatttgggctgcaatctgaggtgcagttaattgccgatttKtgaggctggtaactctaatcctctgcagcagaggtaactctgggtcttcctttcctgtggcggtcctcatgagagccagtttcatcatagcgcttgatggtttttgcgactgcacttgaagaaactttcaaagttcgttacattttacggattgactgacctcaaacgcattaaggaaagaaattccacaaattaacttttaacaaggaacacctgttacttgaaatgcattccaggtgactacctcatgaagctggttgagagaatgccaagagtgtgcaaagttgtcatcaaggcaaaggggggctactttgaagtctcaaatataaaacatattttgatttgtttaacacttttttttggttactacatccttccagatgtgttatttaatagctttgatgtattcactattattctacaatgtagaaaatagtaaaaataaagaaaaaccctggaatgagtaggtgtgtcaacttttgactggtactatacatatATATTACAGTATGTTGTAACAGAGTATTCCAGCCTTACCCAGGTTGAGGATATGCACCATGGCCTCCTCTCCAAGTGTGTCATACAGGGGCACCACAGCCatagagaaggtgtagcaggccAGCTCTGAAATGATCCACTGCCAccaacagagggagacagagcaaCACTATTAGAAAGACAGAGCCCAGACTCCTTCCTAACTGATGCTTGGTCACTATGTTAGTGGTGTCTCTACAAGGACAGTGCTCTAACAGACAGGGAAATCTTAGGATTAAACATCATGGCATCTCACTACGTAGAATAGCAGGGAAGGAATGTGTAGCCTTCTGTACCTCTGGCCTGTTCTGGGKAAATATTCCAACTAACTGCTCAGGTTTTGGTTGGCAGCCTTTGCCCAAAAGCCCAGAGCCCAGCACCTGTGCCTGTTCAGCCACCTAAAACAGGACAATCAGACAGCAACAATAATTCAAATCAATGAATAGAGCTTGAGCATACCGTATAATGTAATTACTTGGTAATAACAATCAAAGACCAAAGATCCACACTCCACAGACCTCAGTGTAGGAGATCCACTGGTAAGGCTCCCCAGGTTTCCTGAAGCCAAGGCATGGGCCATCCCCTGTGCATCAACACAGTCTAGTCAGGTACACTCTGGCATGTCTGGTAAGTTGTCAGTGCTCCTAACTAGCTCATTAGTCCACTGTGTCCGGCCAGCTCACCTGCCACTCTCAGTCCTCTCTGGAACATGTCATAGGCTGTCCTGATGTCAMCATAGTAGAACTCCAACAGGACATCGTCCTTGAGCAAAGCTGAACGCCTCCAATTGGGCTCTCCCTGCAATACACAGACTTCATAAAACTCTCCCTCTTCAGCTCTTTAATATAATCAACGTTAATGTAGTAGTATAACTACAAACCAAAATACAGCGATAAATACAACTACTAttactcacacaaacaaacatgactGTTCTGAATAAATATTACTCTTATTAACACTCATCTGCTCCTTGAAGCTTCCAGAACACAATACTCTCACCTGTACAGGGATAGACTGGGCATTCAGATCACAAGGGGGGCGCATGGGCCGAGGGCGAGTCACCAGCCAGTATGCAGTGAAGGAGGCCAGAGCACCTATACCCAGCAGAGAGgacggggatagagagagggaggagaaggagaaagaggacgaCAAAGGGAGAAAGGGGACAAGGCTCCAGAAGTCTTTGTTTACAGGTCCTCGAACCCCCCCACTGGTACGAAGGGATTGTAACCACTCCTGAAAATGcatagctgagagagagagagagagagagagagagagagagagagagagagagagagagagagagagagagaatgagtgtatTTGCCtgaatgaatgagagagaaaTGTAATGAGAGAGTCAAAGTGAAAGGGGAAGCAATTACATCCAGGAATTCTCTACAAACTTGTGAAAAGACGTCCACAGAGGTGCTATTGTAATTTAAAGACAGAACATAAAGCATGTGCTGTATGCAAGAAAGAGGAGCTAATCTCCCTTATACAAAAGtattctacagtcgtggccaaaagttttgagaatgacacaaatattaattttcacaaagtttgttgcttcagtgtctttagatattttttgtcagatgttactatggaatagtgaagtataattacaagcatttcataagtgtcaaaggctttcattgacaattacatgaagttgatgcaaagagtcaatatttgcagtgttgacccttctttttcaatacctctgcaatccgccctggcatgctgtcaattaacttctgggccacatccagactgatggcagcccattcttgcataatcaatgcttggagtttgtcagaatttgtggggttttgtttgtccacctgcctcttgaggattgaccacaagttctcaatgggattaaggactggggagtttcctggccatggacccaaaatatcgatgttttgttccccgggccacttagttatcacttttgccttatggcaaggtcctccatcatgctggaaaaggcattgttcgtcaccaaactgttcctggatggttgggagaagttgctctcggaggatgtgttggtaccattctttattcatggctgtgttcttaggcaaaattgtgagtgagcccactcctttgGCCGAGAAGcagccccacacatgaatggtctcgggatgctttactgttggcatgacacaggactgatggtagcgctcaccttgtcttctccagacaagcttttttccggatgccccaaaggggattcatcagagaaaatgactttaccccagtcctcagcagtccaatccctgtactttttgcagaatatcagtctgtccctgatgttttcctggagagaagtggcttctttgctgcccttcttgacaccagaccatcctccaaaagtcttcgcctcactgtgcgtgcagatgcactcacacctgcctgctgccattcctgagcaagctctgtactggtggtgccccgatcccgcagctgaatcaactttaagagacggtcctggcgcttgctggactttcttgggcgccttgaagacttcttcacaacaattgaaccgctctccttgaagttcttgatgatccgataaatggttgatttaggtgcaatcttgctggcagcaatatccttgcctgtgaagccctttttgtgcaaagcaatgatgacggcatgtgtttcctttcaGGTAAatatggttgacagaggaagaacaatgattccaagcaccaccctccttttgaagcttccagtctgttattcgaactgaattagcatgacagagtgatctccagtcttgtcctcgtcaacactcacacctgtgtaacgagacaatcactgacatgatgtcagctggtccttttgtggcagggctgaaatgcagtggaaatgttttggggggattcagttcatttgcatggcgaagagggactttgcaattaattgcaattcttctgatcactcttcataacattctggagtatatgcaaattgccatcatacaaactgaggcagcagactttgtgaaaattcatatttgtgtcattctcaaaacctttggccacgactgaacATGTCAGTTTCAGGGATAagaggggctggggggggggtgtcaatgtttATGGAACAATTAGGAATGAGGCTGACAGATTATATACAGCCCAAAATGAATAAAGCAAAATTACAAACAAACTTGGTGACCAAAACTAAATAATGCAACATCCACTGTTTTTAAAAAGCCCAGCCGAAGCACACTGGCCCTCCGGCTCAGCAGACAGACAAGGGGACTGAGGAGAGAATTAATGGGCTGGGGAGTAAAGGGGAGAGGGACTCGGAAGTAATCATGATTGGCTAACCAGAAACATGCGCTTAGGTTACTCTTAGTCAATGCTGTTTCTACCAACATAGATggagctagagagaggagagaataaagagagagcgagtgaggggGAGAGTAGATGCATACAGTAACAGTTTGGTGGCGAGATGGGAGGGACAGCGTGATGGCCTGTAGGTCCACCCTCATGTTTCCCTGCCAGTCTGTAATTGCTCATAACCAAACCAGAGTATGAGAAAGAAACATGGACACTATGTTAACCAAAACAAACGTGAAACAAACGTACATCTACGAAAACATTTCATTCTCACACCCTCCTGTCTTCTAAAATCTTGTATGTCCTTCCAAACTATGAGTTTGCCCACAGTTCCACTTTCTCTGCTTATGCACATGGAATTCACTTCACCAAATAAATCCCCCTCCCCTATACCCCTCAACCTCTCACccactttctctccccttctttcaAAAGTGAAGGGGATAAAGGGTGTCCCTCTCCTTCAGTCTTTGAACCAGGCCAACCATGTCCCAGTTCGCTCCCCTGGAGAAAATAATTACCAGAGATCCATCATTCTTTTTCTCATTACTTGTTCTTCAAGTTCTTTGAAAGTTCTAGGACCTCTCCAAATGCACAATATCTAGCCagaatac
This portion of the Salvelinus sp. IW2-2015 linkage group LG15, ASM291031v2, whole genome shotgun sequence genome encodes:
- the LOC111973685 gene encoding long-chain-fatty-acid--CoA ligase 1-like, giving the protein MHFQEWLQSLRTSGGVRGPVNKDFWSLVPFLPLSSSFSFSSLSLSPSSLLGIGALASFTAYWLVTRPRPMRPPCDLNAQSIPVQGEPNWRRSALLKDDVLLEFYYXDIRTAYDMFQRGLRVAGDGPCLGFRKPGEPYQWISYTEVAEQAQVLGSGLLGKGCQPKPEQLVGIFXQNRPEWIISELACYTFSMAVVPLYDTLGEEAMVHILNLAEISLVICDKEEKAESLLGNKEKGVTPTLSCLVLFNPCSDAIVERGKNCGVEILELTQLMELGRQNLRDPAPPQPQDLAVVCFTSGTTGKPKGAMITHGNIASNSSSVIKILEGSFVIQQEDVSISYLPLAHMFERMIQVSMLCHGARVGFYQGDISLLMDDIKTLKPTFFPVVPRLLNRIYDKILGSVTSPLRRAVLHYAVRRKQAELSSGVVRNNSLWDWLVFNRIQANLGGNLRFILTASAPIAPTVLSFLRATLGCLIFEGYGQTECTAGCTFSMPGDWSAGHVGAPLPCAMVKLIDIPDMNYYAKNGEGEICIRGHSVFRGYLKDEEKTTEALDSDGWLHSGDVGQWLPNGTLRIIDRKKHIFKLSQGEYIAPEKIENVYMRCVPVLQVFVHGDSLQSHLIGIVVPDPEVFIDWVKERGIFGSYEELCQNPDVKKEVLEDMTAVGKEAGLKSFEQVKDLHLHPEMFSVSNGLLTPTLKTRRVDIHRVFQEQITNMYSTTAI